A stretch of the Lolium perenne isolate Kyuss_39 chromosome 3, Kyuss_2.0, whole genome shotgun sequence genome encodes the following:
- the LOC127341514 gene encoding serine/threonine-protein kinase Aurora-2, with protein MAISTDSHSEEQATQHSQEEKRWVLSDFDVGKALGRGKFGHVYLAREKRSNQIVALKVLFKNQLKQSQVEHQLRREVEIQSHLRHPNILRLYGYFYDQTRVYLILEHAAKGELYKELQRCKHFSERRSATYIASLARALIYLHGKHVIHRDIKPENLLVGAQGELKIADFGWSVHTFNRRRTMCGTLDYLPPEMVEKTEHDYHVDIWSLGILCYEFLYGLPPFEAKEHSETYRRIVKVDLKFPSKPFVSPAAKDLISQMLVKNSAHRLPLHKVLEHPWIVQNADPSGVYRG; from the exons ATGGCGATCTCCACCGATTCGCACTCCGAGGAGCAG GCTACGCAGCATTCGCAGGAGGAGAAGCGATGGGTGCTGTCCGACTTCGACGTCGGGAAGGCACTCGGGAGGGGCAAGTTCGGCCATGTTTACTTGGCCAGGGAAAAGAGA AGCAATCAGATTGTGGCATTGAAAGTTCTTTTCAAGAATCAGTTGAAGCAATCTCAGGTGGAGCATCAGCTGCGGCGGGAGGTCGAGATACAGAGTCACCTTAGGCACCCCAATATTCTTCGCCTATATGGCTACTTTTATGATCAG ACCCGTGTGTACCTGATCTTGGAGCATGCTGCGAAAGGTGAGCTTTACAAGGAGTTGCAGAGATGCAAGCATTTCTCTGAAAGACGCTCAGCGACC TACATAGCATCATTGGCACGAGCCCTCATCTATCTACACGGGAAGCATGTGATCCATCGAGATATTAAACCAGAAAACCTTTTGGTTGGAGCACAG GGAGAGTTGAAGATTGCGGACTTTGGTTGGTCTGTTCATACCTTTAACCGGAGAAGGACAATGTGTGGAACTTTAGATTATCTGCCTCCTGAAATGG TGGAGAAGACGGAACATGATTACCATGTAGACATATGGAGCTTGGGCATCCTTTGCTATGAGTTCCTTTATGGTCTCCCACCTTTTGAAGCCAAAGAGCACTCAGAAACATATCGAAG GATAGTGAAAGTTGACCTGAAATTTCCATCGAAACCATTCGTTTCTCCTGCTGCCAAGGACCTCATTTCACAG ATGCTTGTTAAAAACTCCGCGCATCGGCTTCCCCTCCATAAGGTCCTGGAGCACCCCTGGATCGTCCAAAATGCCGACCCTTCAGGCGTGTACAGAGGGTAG